A single window of Anopheles moucheti chromosome 2, idAnoMoucSN_F20_07, whole genome shotgun sequence DNA harbors:
- the LOC128309361 gene encoding endothelial lipase-like → MSKALIFLTALLCSIVSDASGADLQDVLSALTEGPLARLFDSFIVPPPRTTGFETLVPQNNIRLHCTKTSELRFQEVFFGDVNVREKLNFTLPLTIAIHGWRDSSNLTLYNELTTRYLRFVKNTNYCLLDWRPYAEFGYQITARQSAPLVANYLFGFLQYISLLYFPLENVSLIGFSMGGQIAGMTGKLLPGRIGTIYALDPAGPLFSHPFDIGPNRRIAGTDAKYVQVIYTSRYTVGFGPLVGTQNFLPNEGYHPQAPCDTKDDGKGELSTALRCSHQYAVKLFTDSLDPANPIMGQKCNKVLGVRVCLFLPKDRLGVYAKRIPGNFYL, encoded by the exons ATGTCCAAGGCGCTAATTTTTCTCACCGCTCTGCTCTGCAGCATCGTGAGCGATGCCAGTGGAGCAGATTTGCAGGACGTGCTGTCAGCGCTGACGGAAGGTCCGCTTGCGAGATTGTTTGATTCCTTCATCGTGCCACCGCCGCGTACGACCGGGTTTGAAACACTGGTGCCCCAGAACAATATAAGGCTGCACTGCACGAAAACATCGGAACTGCGGTTTCAGGAGGTATTCTTCGGCGATGTCAACGTAAGGGAGAAGCTTAACTTCACGCTGCCGTTGACGATCGCGATCCATGGCTGGCGGGATAGCAGCAACCTCACACTGTACAACGAGCTGACCACACGCTATCTGCGGTTCGTGAAAAACACCAACTACTGTCTGCTGGATTGGAGACCGTACGCCGAGTTCGGGTATCAGATTACCGCCCGCCAGAGCGCTCCGCTGGTGGCCAACTATCTGTTTGGGTTTTTGCAGTACATTAGCTTGCTTTACTTCCCACTGGAGAATGTGTCCCTGATTGGGTTCAGCATGGGCGGTCAGATTGCTGGCATGACAGGTAAGTTGTTGCCCGGACGGATCGGAACCATCTATGCGCTGGACCCGGCCGGTCCCCTGTTTTCTCACCCGTTCGATATTGGGCCGAATCGCCGGATCGCCGGAACCGATGCAAAGTACGTGCAGGTGATCTACACGTCGCGCTACACGGTGGGCTTCGGACCGCTCGTGGGCACCCAAAACTTCCTGCCAAATGAGGGCTACCATCCGCAAGCCCCGTGTGATACCAAGGACGATGGAAAGGGCGAATTATCGACTGCGTTGCGTTGCAGCCATCAATACGCGGTGAAGCTGTTTACCGACTCGCTCGATCCGGCCAACCCGATTATGGGTCAGAAATGTAATAAAGTTCTTGGCGTACGGGTTTGTTTATTCCTGCCAAAGGATCGGTTGGGGGTTTATGCAAAAAG AATACCTGGCAATTTTTACTTGTAA